From the Palaemon carinicauda isolate YSFRI2023 chromosome 42, ASM3689809v2, whole genome shotgun sequence genome, one window contains:
- the eIF5 gene encoding eukaryotic translation initiation factor 5, with protein MSYNVNRSVMDAFYRYKMPKLIAKVEGKGNGIKTVIVNMVDVAKALGRPPTYPCKYFGCELGAQTQFDFKNDRYIVNGSHDAPKLQDLLDGFIKRFVLCPECENPETVLHPNEKKATIKQSCKACGYQGMLDMRHKLTTFILKNPPDLKPNQQGNSCTKRKDRTKKAENGSHNASLRPNSPRADKSDASDNDTIGDFDDDDNWCIDTSERAVKERQETLTSGVKNLTVSNDIEKTQSERLEVFFEYCKAKKEAGLLKPGAEVSLFKDIASEAERLEIKENKAVMVLVEVLLDDNIIKQIPQYRILLLHFTHGNPKSQKYFIGAVEKLIELKKSVLLPRVPVILKAMYDSDVIEEEVLLDWGKKVSKKYVSKETASEIHEKAQPFLKWLQEAEVEETTEEEEDSDIEIEYDEKARGQTLKEQETKNEDGTITGTPKIVAPDEADEEEDDDSDVDIDNL; from the exons ATGTCGTACAACGTGAACCGAAGTGTTATGGATGCCTTCTACCGGTATAAAATGCCGAAGCTTATCGCAAAGGTAGAAGGAAAAGGCAATGGCATCAAGACCGTCATTGTTAACATGGTTGATGTTGCCAAGGCTCTTGGACGACCTCCAACGT atcCTTGCAAGTATTTTGGATGTGAATTGGGAGCACAGACCCAGTTTGACTTCAAAAATGACCGCTACATTGTGAATGGATCTCATGATGCACCAAAATTGCAGGATCTTCTCGATGGTTTCATCAAGCGCTTTGTTCTCTGTCCAGAATGTGAAAATCCAGAGACCGTTTTGCATCCAAAT GAAAAGAAGGCTACCATAAAGCAGAGTTGTAAAGCTTGTGGTTACCAAGGAATGTTGGATATGAGGCACAAGCTGACAACCTTTATTCTTAAGAATCCTCCAG ATCTCAAGCCCAACCAGCAGGGTAATTCTTGTACCAAGAGGAAAGATCGCACAAAGAAGGCAGAAAATGGATCGCATAATGCAAGTCTGAGACCAAACTCCCCTCGGGCTGATAAATCAGACGCTTCAGATAATGACACGATTGGTGATTTTGATGAC GATGACAATTGGTGTATTGATACAAGTGAGCGAGCAGTGAAGGAGAGACAGGAAACCTTGACATCGGGCGTGAAAAATCTTACCGTTTCCAATGACATCGAGAAGACCCAAAGTGAACGTCTAGAAGTATTTTTCGAGTATTGCAAG GCTAAAAAAGAAGCTGGCCTCCTAAAGCCTGGTGCGGAGGTATCCTTGTTCAAAGACATTGCCTCGGAAGCAGAGCGGCTCGAAATTAAGGAGAATAAAGCTGTGATGGTTTTGGTGGAAGTTCTATTGGATGATAATATAATTAAGCAG ATTCCTCAGTACCGTATCCTCTTGCTGCATTTCACTCATGGAAATCCCAAGTCTCAGAAGTACTTCATTGGAGCTGTGGAAAAATTGATAGAACTGAAGAAGTCTGTACTGCTCCCAAGGGTTCCAGTTATATTGAAG GCAATGTATGACAGTGATGTTATTGAAGAGGAAGTGCTCTTGGATTGGGGAAAGAAAGTCTCCAAGAAATACGTCAGTAAAGAGACTGCCTCTGAAATACATGAAAAGGCTCAACCATTTTTGAAGTGGCTGCAGGAGGCTGAAGTAGAGGAAACGACTGAAGAGGAGGAAGATTCTGATATAGAG ATCGAGTACGATGAGAAAGCAAGAGGTCAGACTCTGAAAGAACAAGAGACCAAAAATGAAGATGGAACTATTACAGGAACTCCAAAGATTGTTGCTCCAGATGAAGCTGATGAAGAGGAGGACGATGACAGTGATGTGGATATAGACAATTTGTAA